A region of Macaca thibetana thibetana isolate TM-01 chromosome 20, ASM2454274v1, whole genome shotgun sequence DNA encodes the following proteins:
- the PAM16 gene encoding mitochondrial import inner membrane translocase subunit TIM16 isoform X2, whose product MGVQVVGRAFARALRQEFAASRAAADARGRAGHRSAAASNLSGLSLQEAQQILNVSKLSPEEVQKNYEHLFKVNDKSVGGSFYLQSKVVRAKERLDEELKIQAQEDREKGQKPHT is encoded by the exons ATGGGTGtgcaggtggtgggcagggccttTGCACGGGCCCTGCGGCAGGAGTTTGCAG CCAGCCGGGCCGCAGCTGATGCCCGAGGACGCGCTGGACACCGGTCTGCAGCCGCTTCCAAcctctccggcctcagcctccaggaggCACAGCAGATTCTCAACGTGTCCAAGCTGAGCCCCGAGGAGGTCCAGAAG AACTATGAACACTTATTTAAGGTGAATGACAAATCCGTGGGTGGCTCTTTCTACCTGCAGTCAAAG GTGGTCCGCGCAAAGGAGCGCCTGGACGAGGAACTCAAAATCCAGGCCCAGGAGGACAGAGAAAAAGGGCAGAAGCCCCACACGTGA
- the PAM16 gene encoding mitochondrial import inner membrane translocase subunit TIM16 isoform X1 produces MAKYLAQIIVMGVQVVGRAFARALRQEFAASRAAADARGRAGHRSAAASNLSGLSLQEAQQILNVSKLSPEEVQKNYEHLFKVNDKSVGGSFYLQSKVVRAKERLDEELKIQAQEDREKGQKPHT; encoded by the exons ATG GCCAAGTACCTGGCGCAGATCATTGTGATGGGTGtgcaggtggtgggcagggccttTGCACGGGCCCTGCGGCAGGAGTTTGCAG CCAGCCGGGCCGCAGCTGATGCCCGAGGACGCGCTGGACACCGGTCTGCAGCCGCTTCCAAcctctccggcctcagcctccaggaggCACAGCAGATTCTCAACGTGTCCAAGCTGAGCCCCGAGGAGGTCCAGAAG AACTATGAACACTTATTTAAGGTGAATGACAAATCCGTGGGTGGCTCTTTCTACCTGCAGTCAAAG GTGGTCCGCGCAAAGGAGCGCCTGGACGAGGAACTCAAAATCCAGGCCCAGGAGGACAGAGAAAAAGGGCAGAAGCCCCACACGTGA